In Calothrix sp. PCC 7507, one DNA window encodes the following:
- a CDS encoding serine/threonine-protein kinase translates to MSDPNIGRLLSKRYQLQELIGTGAMGRVYRAKDILLGGVPVAVKFLALSIQNEKMRLQDRFEREAKTCALLGQKSIHIVRVMDYGVDEKNTPFYVMEYLQGQSLSTVIRQESLSLARFLSMVRQVCLGLQCAHDGILVEGAICPIIHRDIKPSNMLVIQDPSFGELVKVLDFGIAKLLQSDSNMTNYYLGTLAYSSPEQMEGKELDNRSDIYSLGVMMFEMLTGKMPLIVATSSFGAWYKTHRYQAPRTFAEVAPRLQLPKEVENLVMSCLAKAPSDRPQNISEIFKVLASIEQHSHSHAIKQESHVQANVALVKAESKQKTKADVQTSIAPNEVTHLYSWPQNKPIADIVFSQSIHNNEEVLPALWVMLPHQEIQKRLVCTRYNQFLFITVPHPMLLWITVIYNRKHGAKWLPYYLDLKTSLGQEITQLLGRTGYYRLLFFARETPDRCSHTLLSSIAPAQRQRLQQWVTSSQVLVSSAEPQMSKNLLKNEYEKIKPAILTKLEAMNTDSSYDLSG, encoded by the coding sequence ATGTCAGACCCCAACATTGGTCGCTTACTCAGTAAACGCTACCAGCTTCAGGAGTTAATCGGTACTGGAGCAATGGGTAGAGTTTATCGTGCGAAGGATATTTTGTTGGGAGGCGTACCTGTTGCAGTGAAGTTTCTCGCCCTGTCTATTCAAAATGAGAAGATGCGATTACAAGATCGCTTTGAGCGAGAAGCAAAAACCTGCGCCTTACTAGGACAAAAAAGTATTCATATTGTCCGAGTTATGGACTATGGGGTAGATGAAAAAAATACCCCTTTTTATGTCATGGAATATTTGCAAGGACAAAGTCTCAGCACTGTTATTCGTCAAGAAAGTTTGTCTTTAGCAAGATTTTTGAGTATGGTGCGTCAAGTCTGTTTGGGATTACAGTGCGCTCATGATGGCATCTTAGTAGAGGGTGCAATTTGCCCAATTATTCACCGTGATATTAAACCCAGCAATATGCTGGTAATTCAAGACCCCAGTTTTGGAGAGTTAGTCAAGGTTTTAGACTTTGGTATTGCCAAGTTACTACAGTCGGATAGCAATATGACTAACTATTATTTAGGTACCCTGGCTTATTCTTCTCCTGAACAGATGGAGGGTAAGGAACTAGATAACCGTTCGGATATTTATAGTTTGGGTGTGATGATGTTTGAAATGCTCACAGGCAAGATGCCTCTGATTGTGGCCACTTCATCTTTTGGGGCATGGTATAAAACACATCGCTATCAAGCACCACGAACATTCGCGGAGGTTGCGCCCAGGTTGCAATTACCAAAGGAGGTGGAAAATTTAGTCATGAGTTGTCTAGCTAAGGCACCAAGCGATCGCCCTCAAAACATCAGCGAAATTTTCAAAGTTTTAGCATCCATAGAACAGCATTCCCATTCACACGCAATTAAACAAGAAAGTCATGTGCAGGCTAATGTTGCTCTAGTTAAAGCTGAGTCTAAACAGAAGACTAAAGCCGATGTGCAAACATCTATTGCTCCGAATGAAGTCACTCATCTCTATTCTTGGCCTCAGAATAAACCGATTGCTGATATTGTGTTTTCCCAGTCTATCCATAACAATGAGGAGGTTTTACCTGCCCTGTGGGTGATGCTACCGCACCAGGAGATTCAAAAGCGCTTAGTCTGTACCCGCTACAATCAATTTTTATTCATCACTGTTCCCCACCCTATGTTGTTGTGGATTACTGTGATCTACAACCGTAAACATGGAGCGAAATGGTTGCCCTACTACCTTGACCTCAAAACAAGTCTTGGCCAGGAAATTACTCAATTACTAGGACGAACAGGTTACTACCGTCTATTATTCTTTGCCAGGGAAACACCAGATCGCTGTTCTCATACACTACTTTCTAGTATTGCCCCTGCCCAACGCCAAAGACTACAACAGTGGGTCACAAGCAGTCAGGTTTTGGTTTCATCTGCCGAACCCCAAATGAGCAAAAACTTACTCAAAAATGAGTATGAAAAGATTAAACCTGCGATTTTGACAAAGCTAGAGGCAATGAATACAGATTCTTCTTACGACCTCTCTGGCTAG
- a CDS encoding Stp1/IreP family PP2C-type Ser/Thr phosphatase yields the protein MKLNFIGATDPGLIRSNNQDAYYIDPEGRFFVVADGMGGHAGGEEASRIATEEIRAYLEENWQSPELPKDLLMQALSRANEAILQDQQSHVERADMGTTVVVVLFRTPESTWCAHVGDSRLYRFRESHLQQVTEDHTWVARAIKLGDITPDEARLHPFRHVLSRCLGREDLNQIDVQPLDIQVGDRLLLCSDGLTEELVEQKINDCLKDNPSLKQAANSLVEAAKEQGGHDNITVVLVAVENNSQ from the coding sequence ATGAAACTTAACTTCATCGGTGCTACCGATCCGGGGCTGATTCGTTCTAACAACCAGGATGCCTACTATATTGACCCAGAAGGGAGATTCTTTGTCGTTGCCGATGGCATGGGTGGTCATGCTGGCGGTGAAGAGGCTAGTCGCATTGCCACTGAAGAAATTCGAGCGTATTTAGAGGAAAATTGGCAATCTCCTGAGTTACCCAAAGACTTATTAATGCAAGCTTTGTCGAGAGCAAACGAAGCAATATTGCAGGATCAGCAAAGTCACGTTGAACGCGCTGATATGGGTACAACGGTTGTAGTAGTACTTTTTCGTACACCAGAATCTACGTGGTGCGCTCACGTTGGTGACTCCAGGCTTTATCGCTTCCGAGAGTCACATTTACAACAGGTGACAGAAGACCATACTTGGGTAGCAAGGGCAATCAAACTGGGTGATATTACCCCAGATGAAGCCCGATTGCATCCCTTTCGACATGTATTATCCCGCTGCTTGGGGCGTGAAGACTTGAATCAGATTGATGTGCAACCGCTAGATATCCAAGTTGGCGATCGCTTGCTATTATGCAGTGACGGTTTGACAGAAGAACTTGTCGAGCAGAAGATTAATGATTGCCTGAAAGACAACCCTTCCCTCAAACAAGCTGCTAATTCTCTAGTTGAAGCAGCTAAAGAGCAAGGTGGACACGATAACATCACAGTTGTTCTTGTCGCTGTTGAAAATAACTCTCAATAA
- a CDS encoding AarF/ABC1/UbiB kinase family protein, giving the protein MEQGYSDKAYRWNRDNYSSKRRFIDIWSFVLTLMFKLWLYNKSWSYTGGVTEAKQAARRKTQAVWIRNTLLDLGPTFIKVGQLFSTRADIFPVEYVEELAKLQDKVPAFSYEQVETIIQQELGKKIPELFETFEPIPLAAASLGQVHKAILHSGEAVVVKVQRPGLKKLFEIDLQILKGITRYFQNHPKWGRGRDWVGIYEECCRILWEEIDYLNEGRNADTFRRNFRSYDWVKVPRVYWRYTSSRVLTLEYVPGIKISQYEALEAAGLDRKNIARQGAQAYLHQLLNNGFFHADPHPGNIAVSPDGGLIFYDFGMMGRVKSNVRDGLMETLFGIAQKDGDRVVQSLIDLGAIAPVDDIGPVRRSVQYMLDNFMDKPFENQSVAAISDDLYEIAYNQPFRFPATFTFVMRAFSTLEGVGKGLDPEFNFMEVAKPYAMQLMTNMNGSEGNSFLNELSRQAVQVSTTALGLPRRLEDTLEKLERGDMRVRVRSVETERLLRRQSSIQLGISYALIISTFTLSATILLVFNYRWLALLAGLIATVVSGILIRMLFRLDRYDRMY; this is encoded by the coding sequence ATGGAACAAGGTTATTCAGATAAGGCCTACCGTTGGAATCGTGACAACTATTCTAGTAAACGGCGCTTTATAGACATTTGGTCTTTTGTCTTGACTTTAATGTTTAAGCTTTGGCTGTATAATAAGTCTTGGAGTTACACTGGTGGCGTGACTGAAGCCAAGCAAGCTGCAAGACGTAAAACCCAAGCTGTCTGGATTCGCAACACTCTACTAGACTTAGGACCAACTTTTATCAAAGTCGGGCAGTTGTTTTCTACCCGTGCTGATATCTTCCCTGTTGAATATGTAGAAGAACTAGCCAAGCTACAAGATAAAGTACCAGCTTTTAGTTATGAGCAAGTAGAAACGATTATTCAGCAAGAACTAGGCAAAAAAATTCCTGAACTTTTCGAGACTTTTGAACCTATTCCTCTGGCGGCTGCTAGTCTGGGTCAAGTACACAAAGCTATTTTGCATTCCGGTGAAGCTGTTGTTGTCAAAGTGCAACGTCCTGGATTGAAAAAGCTATTTGAAATAGATTTACAAATTCTTAAAGGAATTACTCGCTACTTCCAAAACCATCCCAAATGGGGACGGGGTCGAGATTGGGTAGGTATTTATGAGGAGTGTTGCCGCATTCTTTGGGAAGAAATTGACTATCTCAATGAAGGGCGAAATGCTGATACTTTCCGGCGGAATTTTCGCAGCTACGACTGGGTAAAAGTCCCCAGAGTTTATTGGCGTTACACTTCTTCTCGAGTACTGACCTTGGAGTATGTTCCTGGGATTAAAATTAGTCAATATGAAGCCTTAGAAGCAGCAGGTTTAGATCGCAAGAATATTGCCCGCCAAGGGGCGCAAGCTTACTTACATCAACTACTTAACAATGGCTTTTTCCATGCTGATCCTCACCCAGGCAATATTGCTGTCAGTCCAGATGGTGGTTTAATCTTCTACGATTTTGGCATGATGGGGCGGGTGAAGTCGAATGTACGCGATGGACTGATGGAAACGCTGTTTGGTATTGCTCAGAAAGATGGCGATCGCGTAGTCCAGTCTCTCATAGATTTGGGAGCGATCGCTCCAGTGGATGATATCGGACCAGTACGGCGTTCCGTCCAGTACATGCTAGATAATTTCATGGATAAACCTTTTGAAAATCAATCTGTGGCAGCCATCAGTGACGATTTATACGAAATAGCGTATAATCAACCGTTTAGATTTCCAGCAACTTTTACTTTTGTTATGCGAGCCTTTTCCACTCTTGAAGGAGTTGGCAAGGGCTTAGATCCAGAATTTAATTTTATGGAAGTTGCCAAACCATATGCAATGCAGCTTATGACTAATATGAATGGCTCTGAGGGGAATAGCTTTCTGAATGAATTGAGTCGCCAAGCAGTTCAAGTCAGCACCACTGCTTTGGGATTACCACGTAGACTAGAAGACACTCTAGAAAAACTAGAGCGGGGAGATATGCGCGTGCGGGTTCGTTCTGTAGAAACAGAACGTCTGCTGCGGCGGCAAAGCAGTATCCAGCTAGGAATCAGCTATGCTCTGATCATTAGTACATTCACTCTTTCGGCTACGATTCTATTGGTGTTTAATTATCGATGGTTGGCATTGTTGGCAGGCTTAATTGCCACTGTTGTCTCAGGCATACTCATCCGAATGCTTTTCCGCCTCGACCGTTATGACCGTATGTATTAA
- a CDS encoding NblA/ycf18 family protein translates to MSQPIELSLEQQFNIHSFANQVQHMSHDQAKDFLVKLYEQMVVREATYKELLKHQWGLDSGSTMA, encoded by the coding sequence ATGAGCCAACCAATCGAACTGTCTTTGGAACAGCAATTCAATATCCACTCATTTGCTAATCAGGTACAGCACATGAGCCATGATCAAGCTAAAGACTTTTTAGTCAAGCTTTATGAGCAAATGGTGGTAAGGGAGGCAACCTATAAAGAGTTGCTCAAGCACCAGTGGGGCTTAGATTCAGGTTCCACTATGGCATAG
- a CDS encoding DUF6825 family protein, translated as MTNPLVQAFFVGRAVAEVLNERLEVALTDALSEIGKFDAEAREQLRQFTDEVLERANRATESANVGQSTTSSGQTGSVDLQAEIDELRAEIALLRTELQKYRSNSV; from the coding sequence ATGACTAACCCCCTTGTGCAAGCCTTTTTTGTCGGCAGAGCCGTCGCTGAAGTCCTCAACGAACGCTTAGAAGTCGCTTTGACAGACGCTTTAAGCGAAATAGGTAAGTTTGATGCTGAAGCCAGAGAGCAACTACGTCAGTTTACAGATGAAGTCCTAGAGAGGGCAAATCGAGCCACAGAATCTGCTAACGTTGGTCAGTCAACTACGAGTAGTGGACAAACTGGTTCAGTGGACTTGCAAGCGGAAATTGATGAACTGCGAGCAGAAATTGCTCTATTGCGAACTGAGTTACAAAAGTATCGCAGTAACTCAGTATAA
- a CDS encoding anhydro-N-acetylmuramic acid kinase, whose amino-acid sequence MPPTEKTTIPSRDQSITRVIGLISGTSVDGIDAALVEISGTDLDLKIELVAGSTYPYPAKLREQILAVCAGAAISIPELAEMDDAIASAFAQAAHNIQIDHQPATLIGSHGQTVYHRPPGDRGLGKCPSLGYSLQLGRGALIAHLTGIKTVSNFRVADIAIGGHGAPLVPRVDAFLLSHPQEGRCIQNIGGIGNVAYIPPRRDDWLSKIRGWDTGPGNSLLDLAVQHLTAGAKTYDEAGKWAASGSPCLALVERWLNQDYFHLPPPKSTGRELFGVAYLEQCLQDAEAYQLNPSDFLATLTELTAASIAHSYSSFLPEMPQQVLLCGGGSRNLYLQQRLQLLLPSIPVLTTDEVGLSADFKEAIAFAVLAYWRQLNLPGNLPAATGASGEVLLGEVHPGDY is encoded by the coding sequence ATGCCTCCAACTGAAAAAACTACTATTCCTTCCAGAGATCAGAGTATCACTCGCGTCATCGGTTTGATCAGTGGCACGTCTGTAGATGGTATAGACGCTGCTTTGGTGGAAATTTCCGGTACGGATTTGGATCTCAAAATTGAGTTAGTGGCTGGATCAACTTATCCTTACCCCGCAAAACTCAGAGAGCAAATTTTAGCAGTTTGTGCTGGTGCTGCCATCTCAATTCCAGAATTAGCAGAAATGGATGATGCGATCGCTTCTGCTTTTGCTCAGGCTGCCCATAATATTCAAATTGATCACCAGCCAGCAACTTTGATTGGTTCCCACGGTCAAACAGTTTACCATCGACCACCAGGGGATAGGGGACTGGGTAAATGCCCATCTCTTGGTTATAGTCTACAACTCGGACGTGGTGCTTTGATTGCCCATCTGACGGGAATTAAAACTGTGAGTAACTTTCGTGTTGCGGATATCGCCATTGGTGGGCATGGTGCGCCACTTGTGCCAAGGGTTGATGCTTTTTTGCTCAGTCATCCCCAAGAAGGGCGTTGTATTCAAAATATTGGCGGTATTGGTAATGTTGCGTATATTCCACCCCGTCGTGATGACTGGCTATCCAAAATTCGTGGTTGGGACACTGGCCCAGGAAACAGCCTCTTGGATCTGGCGGTGCAGCATTTAACCGCTGGTGCTAAAACTTACGATGAAGCAGGTAAGTGGGCTGCGAGTGGTAGTCCCTGCTTGGCCTTGGTAGAACGGTGGCTCAATCAGGACTATTTTCATTTACCGCCGCCCAAATCTACTGGCAGAGAGTTATTTGGTGTGGCTTATCTAGAGCAGTGTTTACAAGATGCTGAAGCATATCAACTTAATCCCTCTGATTTTTTAGCTACCCTCACAGAACTTACAGCTGCTTCCATTGCTCATAGTTACAGCAGTTTTTTACCAGAAATGCCACAGCAGGTATTATTATGTGGTGGCGGCAGTCGCAATCTTTATCTGCAGCAACGGTTACAGTTGTTGTTGCCATCAATACCAGTTTTGACTACAGATGAAGTGGGCTTAAGTGCAGATTTTAAAGAAGCGATCGCTTTTGCAGTTTTAGCCTACTGGCGACAACTAAATCTTCCTGGCAATCTCCCAGCAGCGACTGGGGCATCTGGGGAGGTACTCTTAGGGGAAGTGCATCCTGGTGATTATTAA